A single region of the Gemella sp. zg-570 genome encodes:
- the rplV gene encoding 50S ribosomal protein L22, which produces MESKAIAKTVRIAPRKVRLVLDLVRGKKVGEALGILEFTPRAASLPVAKVIKSATANAEHNYGMNIEDLVVSQAFANEGPTLKRFRPRAKGSASAINKRTSHITIVVSDNK; this is translated from the coding sequence ATGGAGTCAAAAGCAATCGCTAAGACAGTCCGCATAGCACCTCGTAAAGTAAGACTTGTATTAGACTTAGTACGTGGCAAAAAAGTGGGCGAAGCATTAGGAATTTTAGAATTCACACCTAGAGCAGCTTCATTACCAGTGGCTAAAGTTATCAAGTCAGCTACTGCAAATGCTGAACATAATTACGGAATGAATATAGAAGACTTAGTAGTATCACAAGCTTTTGCAAACGAAGGACCAACTCTTAAGAGATTCCGTCCACGTGCAAAAGGATCTGCAAGTGCAATTAACAAAAGAACAAGTCATATTACTATCGTAGTAAGCGACAACAAATAA
- the rpmC gene encoding 50S ribosomal protein L29, whose translation MIRELTSQELETKIKELKEELFNLRFQLATGQLENTARISQVRKSIARMKTVIRERELANK comes from the coding sequence ATGATTAGAGAATTAACTTCACAAGAGTTAGAAACAAAAATTAAAGAATTAAAAGAAGAGCTTTTCAACTTACGCTTCCAATTGGCAACAGGTCAATTAGAAAATACAGCTCGTATTAGTCAAGTTAGAAAATCAATCGCTCGTATGAAAACTGTTATTCGCGAAAGAGAATTAGCGAATAAATAA
- the rplX gene encoding 50S ribosomal protein L24 — protein sequence MFIKKGDKVVVITGKDKGKVGIVKQALPKEDRVVVEGVNIVKKHTKSSQAAPQGGRVEFEAPIHVSNVMLQDPETGKPTRVGFEVRDGKKVRISKKSGKEI from the coding sequence ATGTTCATTAAAAAAGGTGATAAAGTAGTAGTAATTACCGGAAAAGATAAAGGTAAAGTTGGGATAGTAAAACAAGCTTTACCAAAAGAAGACCGTGTAGTTGTTGAAGGTGTTAATATTGTAAAAAAACACACAAAATCATCTCAAGCAGCACCTCAAGGTGGAAGAGTTGAATTTGAAGCACCAATTCACGTATCTAATGTAATGTTACAAGATCCTGAAACTGGAAAACCAACAAGAGTAGGTTTTGAAGTGAGAGATGGTAAAAAAGTACGTATATCTAAAAAATCAGGAAAAGAAATTTAA
- the rplC gene encoding 50S ribosomal protein L3, with protein MTKGILGRKVGMTQIFAENGELIPVTVIEAKGNVVLQKKTVEVEGYNSIQLGFDDKRPYDKERKDRLVKVANKPEQGHADKANTAPKRFVREIRDADVANYEVGQEVQVDIFATGDLVDVTGTSKGKGFQGAIKRHGQSRGPMAHGSRYHRRPGSMGPVAPNRVFKGKALPGQMGGVTVTTQNLEVVGVDVENGVILIKGCIPGSKKSFVKIQSAVKSGK; from the coding sequence ATGACTAAAGGTATCTTAGGTAGAAAAGTTGGTATGACTCAAATTTTTGCTGAGAACGGTGAATTAATCCCAGTAACAGTTATAGAAGCAAAAGGCAACGTCGTACTACAAAAGAAAACAGTAGAAGTAGAAGGATACAACTCAATCCAATTAGGATTTGATGACAAACGTCCTTACGACAAAGAACGTAAAGACCGTTTAGTAAAAGTAGCTAACAAACCTGAGCAAGGTCATGCTGACAAAGCAAACACTGCTCCAAAACGTTTTGTTCGTGAAATTAGAGATGCTGATGTAGCAAATTATGAAGTAGGTCAAGAAGTCCAAGTTGATATTTTTGCAACAGGAGACTTAGTTGACGTAACAGGAACAAGTAAAGGTAAAGGATTCCAAGGGGCAATCAAACGCCACGGGCAAAGTCGTGGACCAATGGCTCACGGTTCTCGTTACCACCGTCGCCCTGGGTCAATGGGACCTGTAGCACCTAACCGTGTATTTAAAGGTAAAGCACTACCAGGTCAAATGGGTGGAGTTACAGTAACTACTCAAAACTTAGAAGTTGTAGGTGTTGATGTAGAAAACGGAGTTATCTTAATCAAAGGCTGTATCCCAGGTTCTAAGAAAAGTTTCGTAAAAATCCAATCAGCAGTTAAATCTGGTAAATAA
- the rpsS gene encoding 30S ribosomal protein S19, translated as MARSLKKGPFADHHLLAKVEKMNGQEKKQVIKTWSRRSTIFPTFIGITFAVYDGRKHVPVYVTEDMVGHKLGEFAPTRTYKGHAADDKKTRRR; from the coding sequence ATGGCTCGTAGCTTAAAAAAAGGACCATTCGCTGATCACCACTTATTAGCAAAAGTAGAAAAAATGAATGGCCAAGAGAAAAAACAAGTAATTAAAACTTGGTCACGTCGTTCAACAATATTCCCAACTTTTATTGGAATTACATTTGCTGTATATGACGGAAGAAAACATGTACCTGTTTATGTAACTGAGGATATGGTTGGACATAAGCTTGGAGAGTTTGCACCGACAAGAACATATAAAGGTCACGCAGCAGACGATAAAAAAACAAGAAGAAGATAA
- a CDS encoding ABC transporter ATP-binding protein: MKILEIENLTYTYPNNPVLENINMYVKKGEVVSIIGTSGVGKSTLFNIIAGIEKLQAGSIKIGQDSNFIGKVSYMLQKDLLLEHKTVIRNIALPLIIRGVKKEEALKEAEEKLIQFGLEKYKDKYPKELSGGMRQRIALLRTYMFKEKLFLLDEAFSALDAITKRELHQWYLDIHKKLGLTSLIITHDIEEAINLSDRIYILKNKPGQLVDEVVITFDETEDIDYQKLKFKKAILQKLGI, from the coding sequence ATGAAGATATTAGAAATAGAAAATTTAACTTATACCTATCCTAACAATCCAGTATTAGAAAATATAAATATGTATGTTAAAAAAGGTGAAGTCGTTTCGATAATCGGAACAAGCGGTGTAGGTAAATCAACTCTTTTTAACATCATAGCGGGAATTGAAAAATTACAAGCTGGTTCTATAAAAATAGGACAAGATAGCAATTTTATCGGAAAAGTAAGCTATATGCTCCAAAAAGATTTATTGCTAGAGCATAAAACAGTTATAAGAAATATTGCCCTACCCCTTATTATAAGAGGGGTGAAAAAAGAAGAAGCCCTTAAAGAAGCAGAGGAGAAGCTCATTCAATTCGGTTTAGAAAAATATAAGGACAAGTACCCAAAAGAACTAAGTGGTGGCATGCGACAAAGAATAGCTCTACTAAGAACCTATATGTTTAAGGAAAAATTATTTTTACTAGATGAAGCCTTTAGTGCCTTAGACGCTATTACAAAAAGAGAGCTACACCAGTGGTATTTGGATATTCATAAAAAATTAGGGCTAACAAGTCTAATAATTACCCACGATATAGAAGAAGCTATAAATCTAAGCGATAGAATATACATTTTAAAAAATAAACCAGGTCAACTAGTTGATGAAGTAGTAATAACTTTCGACGAAACAGAAGATATAGACTACCAAAAACTAAAATTTAAAAAAGCAATATTACAAAAATTAGGAATATAA
- the rpsN gene encoding 30S ribosomal protein S14 encodes MAKKSMVERELKRQRLVEKYAAKREELKAKGDYIGLSKLPKNSAPARLRNRCSITGRPHGYIGKFGISRIKFRELAYKGQIPGVKKSSW; translated from the coding sequence ATGGCTAAAAAATCAATGGTAGAGCGTGAACTAAAACGCCAAAGATTAGTTGAAAAATATGCAGCTAAAAGAGAAGAATTAAAAGCTAAAGGTGATTACATCGGATTAAGCAAACTTCCAAAAAATTCAGCGCCAGCAAGACTACGTAATCGTTGTAGCATTACGGGACGTCCACATGGATACATTGGTAAATTTGGAATTTCACGTATTAAATTCCGTGAATTAGCTTATAAAGGTCAAATACCTGGAGTTAAAAAATCAAGTTGGTAA
- a CDS encoding NYN domain-containing protein, which translates to MKNQYLIIDGYNLLFKLKEYSKIKSSAFQTERDSLIEILKEYASGNNYKVYCVFDAYKNGNKEYIKEENPIYIVYTKNGEDADRWIERKTKELYINHFVDVIVVSDDRDERDSALGYGAILRDCHRFIKDLYDRKNQMSKYIKKHNETRIKNRNIRISAKDRKKLEQFLLTGKKFNN; encoded by the coding sequence TTGAAAAACCAATATCTCATAATAGACGGCTACAACCTCTTATTCAAGCTGAAAGAATATTCTAAAATAAAAAGTTCTGCCTTTCAAACAGAAAGAGATAGCCTTATAGAAATACTAAAAGAATATGCTTCTGGCAACAACTACAAAGTTTATTGTGTTTTTGATGCCTACAAAAATGGTAATAAGGAATATATAAAAGAAGAAAATCCAATTTATATAGTCTACACTAAAAACGGGGAAGATGCTGACAGATGGATAGAAAGAAAAACAAAAGAACTCTACATAAATCATTTTGTCGACGTAATAGTTGTTAGTGATGACAGGGATGAAAGAGATAGTGCTTTAGGATATGGAGCTATCCTTAGAGATTGCCATAGATTTATAAAAGATTTGTATGACAGAAAAAATCAAATGTCAAAATACATAAAAAAACACAATGAAACAAGAATTAAAAATAGAAATATCAGAATAAGTGCCAAAGACAGAAAAAAATTAGAACAATTTTTACTAACAGGAAAAAAATTTAATAATTAA
- the rplE gene encoding 50S ribosomal protein L5 gives MARLGDKFKTEITKELMTKFGYKSVMQVPKIEKIVINMGVGDAVQNSKNLDNAVTELTLISGQKPLVTRAKKSIATYRLREGMPIGTKVTLRGERMYEFFDKLVTVALPRVRDFHGVSKKAFDGRGNYTLGVKEQLIFPEIDYDKVSKVRGMDIVVVTTAKTDDEARELLALCGMPFAK, from the coding sequence ATGGCTCGTTTAGGAGATAAATTTAAAACAGAGATAACAAAAGAATTAATGACAAAGTTCGGATACAAAAGTGTAATGCAAGTACCGAAAATTGAAAAAATCGTAATTAACATGGGTGTAGGAGATGCAGTTCAAAACTCTAAAAACCTAGACAATGCAGTTACAGAATTAACTTTAATATCTGGACAAAAACCACTAGTAACAAGAGCTAAAAAATCAATAGCAACTTACCGTTTACGTGAAGGGATGCCTATTGGAACTAAAGTTACTTTGCGTGGAGAAAGAATGTATGAATTTTTTGATAAATTAGTAACAGTAGCACTTCCTCGTGTTCGTGACTTCCATGGTGTTTCTAAAAAAGCATTTGATGGGCGTGGGAATTATACGCTAGGAGTTAAAGAGCAACTAATTTTCCCAGAAATTGACTATGATAAAGTAAGTAAAGTTAGAGGTATGGACATAGTAGTTGTAACTACAGCTAAAACAGATGATGAAGCTCGTGAGTTATTAGCACTTTGTGGAATGCCGTTTGCAAAATAA
- the rplB gene encoding 50S ribosomal protein L2: protein MAIKVYKAITNGRRNMTSLDFAEITATKPEKSLLAPLPKKAGRNNQGKITVRHNGGGHKKQYRIIDFKRNKDNVPAKVATIEYDPNRSANIALLHYVDGEKRYIIAPKELVVGQEVVSGQEVDIKVGNSLPLANIPVGTLIHNIELKPGKGGQLVRSAGASAQVLGKEGKYVLVRLKSGEVRMILATCRATIGEVGNEQHGLINIGKAGRTRWLGKRPTVRGSVMNPNDHPHGGGEGRTSIGRKSPMSPWGKPTLGKKTRSKKARSNKFIVRARNK, encoded by the coding sequence ATGGCTATTAAAGTATATAAGGCTATAACTAATGGTCGTCGTAATATGACATCATTAGATTTTGCAGAAATAACTGCAACAAAACCAGAAAAGTCATTATTAGCGCCGCTACCGAAAAAAGCGGGAAGAAATAATCAAGGTAAAATAACAGTTCGCCACAATGGGGGAGGACACAAAAAACAATACCGCATTATTGACTTTAAAAGAAATAAAGACAATGTACCAGCAAAAGTTGCTACAATAGAGTACGATCCAAATCGTTCTGCAAATATCGCATTGTTACACTATGTTGATGGTGAAAAACGATACATAATTGCACCGAAAGAATTAGTTGTTGGACAAGAAGTAGTTTCAGGGCAAGAAGTAGATATTAAAGTAGGTAACTCTTTACCGCTTGCTAATATTCCAGTAGGTACTTTAATACACAACATAGAACTTAAACCAGGTAAAGGTGGACAATTAGTTCGTTCTGCTGGTGCAAGTGCTCAAGTATTAGGTAAAGAAGGTAAATACGTATTAGTTCGTCTTAAATCAGGAGAAGTAAGAATGATTTTAGCGACTTGCCGTGCAACAATAGGTGAAGTTGGTAACGAACAACACGGATTAATTAATATAGGTAAAGCAGGAAGAACTCGTTGGCTAGGTAAAAGACCTACAGTTCGTGGTTCTGTTATGAACCCTAACGATCACCCACACGGTGGAGGTGAAGGACGTACTTCAATCGGACGCAAATCACCAATGTCGCCTTGGGGTAAACCTACACTTGGGAAGAAAACACGTTCTAAAAAAGCTCGTTCAAACAAATTCATTGTACGTGCTCGTAACAAATAG
- the rplN gene encoding 50S ribosomal protein L14 has product MIQQETRLKVADNSGAKEVLTIKVLGGSGRKIANIGDVIVCSVKKATPGGVVKKGDVVKAVVVRTKTGARRNDGSYIKFDENACVIIRDDKSPRGTRIFGPVARELRDGNYMKIVSLAPEVL; this is encoded by the coding sequence ATGATTCAACAAGAAACACGCTTAAAAGTAGCTGATAACTCAGGAGCAAAAGAAGTTTTAACAATCAAAGTTCTTGGTGGTTCAGGACGTAAAATTGCTAATATTGGTGATGTAATTGTATGTTCTGTAAAAAAAGCAACACCAGGAGGAGTTGTTAAAAAAGGTGATGTAGTTAAAGCTGTAGTAGTTCGTACAAAAACAGGAGCTCGTCGTAATGATGGGTCATATATAAAATTTGATGAAAATGCTTGTGTAATTATCCGTGATGATAAGAGTCCACGTGGTACTCGTATCTTTGGTCCAGTTGCTCGTGAACTAAGAGACGGTAACTATATGAAGATCGTATCACTAGCTCCAGAAGTATTATAA
- a CDS encoding ABC transporter substrate-binding protein: MKIIKKILYSILSLIMIISITACATKKEETTKLKKVDFILDWTPNTNHTGLYVAKEKGYLKEAGIDLDIKLPPEDSSSDLVINNKAPFAIYFQDSMANKLAKGAEITAVAAIIEHNTSGIISKKQANITRPKDLENKKYGTWNDPIELAMIKNIMDKEKADFKKLELVPNTDSNSVTAIENKVFDAAWIFYAWDGLLAKSMNIDTNFFYLKDFAPELDYYSPVIIANNKYLKENGDEAKKIIQAIKKGYQYAIENPKEAAEILIKYAPELKDKKEFVIESQKYLAKQYATNKDKWGEIDPARWNKFYKWLNENKITENPLKENAGFTNEYIK, encoded by the coding sequence ATGAAAATAATTAAAAAAATACTTTATAGCATTCTGTCACTTATTATGATAATAAGTATTACAGCTTGTGCAACAAAAAAAGAAGAAACTACAAAACTTAAAAAAGTAGATTTTATACTAGATTGGACACCTAATACTAATCACACTGGGCTATATGTAGCTAAAGAAAAGGGATATTTAAAAGAAGCTGGGATTGACTTAGATATAAAATTACCCCCAGAAGATAGTTCTTCAGACTTGGTAATAAATAACAAAGCTCCCTTTGCCATATATTTTCAAGATAGCATGGCAAACAAACTAGCAAAAGGAGCAGAAATAACTGCTGTCGCAGCAATAATAGAACATAATACATCAGGAATTATCTCAAAAAAACAGGCAAATATAACTAGACCAAAAGATTTGGAAAATAAAAAATACGGAACTTGGAATGATCCAATAGAACTTGCCATGATAAAAAATATTATGGATAAAGAAAAAGCTGACTTTAAAAAGTTAGAATTGGTTCCTAATACGGATAGCAACTCTGTTACGGCTATTGAGAATAAAGTCTTTGATGCTGCATGGATTTTTTATGCTTGGGACGGACTACTGGCTAAAAGTATGAATATAGACACAAACTTCTTTTACCTAAAAGATTTTGCCCCAGAACTTGATTATTATTCACCAGTAATAATTGCAAATAACAAGTATTTAAAAGAAAATGGTGACGAAGCCAAAAAAATAATTCAAGCAATTAAAAAAGGTTATCAGTATGCAATAGAAAATCCTAAAGAAGCTGCTGAGATACTTATTAAGTACGCTCCTGAACTAAAGGATAAAAAAGAGTTTGTTATTGAATCACAAAAATATTTAGCAAAACAATACGCTACAAATAAAGATAAATGGGGAGAAATAGACCCTGCAAGATGGAATAAATTTTATAAGTGGCTTAACGAAAATAAAATTACAGAAAATCCATTAAAAGAAAATGCTGGCTTTACGAATGAATACATAAAATAA
- the rplW gene encoding 50S ribosomal protein L23, which translates to MEARDIIKRPVLTEKSYLLMQENKYTFLVGTRAHKTQIKQAIEEIFGVKVEKVNVMNYKAKFRRVGRHAGFTNKKRKAIVKLAEGQTIEGLFA; encoded by the coding sequence ATGGAAGCTCGCGATATTATCAAACGCCCAGTTTTAACTGAGAAATCATATTTATTAATGCAAGAAAATAAATATACTTTCTTAGTAGGTACACGTGCTCACAAAACTCAAATCAAACAAGCTATCGAAGAAATTTTCGGAGTTAAAGTTGAAAAAGTGAACGTGATGAATTATAAAGCTAAATTCCGTCGTGTTGGAAGACATGCAGGATTTACAAATAAAAAACGTAAAGCTATTGTAAAATTAGCTGAAGGACAAACAATCGAAGGATTATTTGCTTAA
- a CDS encoding GNAT family N-acetyltransferase: MQFQLNDKKDFLYYGEDEKTSICYLVFPKNPDGSQTITKVFVDEKYRGQGLAGKLMQEVVTYAKENNIKLDATCSYAIKWFEKNK, encoded by the coding sequence ATGCAATTTCAACTTAACGACAAAAAAGATTTTTTATATTACGGAGAAGATGAAAAAACATCTATCTGTTATTTAGTTTTTCCCAAAAATCCAGACGGTAGCCAAACAATAACAAAAGTTTTTGTTGATGAAAAATACAGAGGTCAAGGCTTAGCAGGCAAACTAATGCAAGAAGTAGTTACCTATGCCAAAGAAAATAATATTAAATTAGACGCCACTTGCTCTTACGCTATAAAATGGTTTGAAAAAAATAAATAG
- the rpsJ gene encoding 30S ribosomal protein S10 → MAKQRIRIRLKGYDHRLVDQSAEKIVETAKRSGAKVSGPIPLPTEKAVYTILRSVHVYKDSREQFEQRTHKRLIDIIEPTQKTVDALISLNLPSGVDIELKL, encoded by the coding sequence ATGGCAAAACAAAGAATACGTATCCGTCTAAAAGGATATGACCACAGATTAGTAGATCAAAGTGCAGAAAAAATTGTTGAAACAGCAAAACGTTCTGGTGCAAAAGTGTCTGGACCAATTCCGTTACCAACAGAAAAAGCTGTGTACACAATCTTACGTTCAGTTCACGTTTATAAAGATAGTCGTGAGCAATTTGAACAACGTACTCACAAACGTCTAATCGATATTATTGAACCAACACAAAAAACAGTTGACGCTTTAATCAGCTTAAACTTACCATCAGGTGTTGACATCGAATTAAAATTATAA
- the rplP gene encoding 50S ribosomal protein L16 codes for MLMPKRVKYRRQHRQSTKGKAKAGTVVDFGEYGLQATTASRVTSRQIESARIAMTRYMKRGGKVWIKIFPHMPYTKKPLEVRMGSGKGAVEGWVAIVKPGRVMFEVAGVSEEVAREALRLASHKLPVKCKFVKREETGGEA; via the coding sequence ATGTTAATGCCTAAACGTGTAAAATATCGTCGTCAACACAGACAATCAACAAAAGGTAAAGCAAAAGCTGGCACAGTAGTAGATTTCGGAGAATACGGATTACAAGCTACAACAGCATCAAGAGTTACTTCTCGTCAAATAGAATCAGCACGTATTGCTATGACACGTTATATGAAACGTGGTGGTAAAGTGTGGATTAAAATATTCCCCCACATGCCTTACACTAAAAAACCTTTAGAAGTTCGTATGGGTTCTGGTAAAGGTGCAGTTGAAGGATGGGTTGCAATAGTTAAACCAGGTAGAGTGATGTTTGAAGTTGCTGGAGTAAGTGAAGAAGTTGCTCGTGAAGCTCTAAGACTTGCATCTCACAAATTACCTGTTAAATGTAAATTTGTAAAACGTGAAGAAACAGGTGGTGAAGCATAA
- the rplD gene encoding 50S ribosomal protein L4, protein MTQLDLFKQDGTRVGVVEANDAVFGIEPNQHVLFQAVTLQRASLRQGTHKTKGRSEVSGGGRKPWRQKGTGRARQGSIRSPQWRGGGIVFGPTPRDYGFKMPRKMRRLALRSALSSKVAANEVFALETLSFDAIKTKNFKEMMTNLGLDKKVLFVVSQYEENALLSGRNIPGVNIIESEGLNVVDILGHNKVVFTKDAVEKVGEVLA, encoded by the coding sequence ATGACACAATTAGATTTATTTAAACAAGATGGTACTAGAGTTGGTGTAGTTGAAGCTAATGATGCAGTATTTGGAATTGAACCAAATCAACACGTTTTATTCCAAGCTGTAACTTTACAAAGAGCTTCTTTACGTCAAGGTACTCACAAAACTAAAGGACGTTCTGAAGTATCAGGTGGTGGTCGCAAACCATGGCGTCAAAAAGGAACAGGACGTGCTCGTCAAGGGTCTATTCGTTCGCCACAATGGCGTGGAGGAGGAATTGTATTTGGTCCAACACCACGTGATTATGGCTTTAAAATGCCAAGAAAAATGCGTAGGCTAGCATTACGCTCTGCTTTATCTTCTAAAGTTGCAGCTAATGAAGTATTCGCATTAGAAACATTATCATTTGATGCAATCAAAACTAAAAACTTTAAAGAAATGATGACAAACTTAGGTTTGGATAAAAAAGTATTATTCGTAGTATCTCAATATGAAGAAAATGCTTTATTATCAGGAAGAAATATCCCAGGAGTCAATATAATTGAGTCTGAAGGATTAAATGTAGTAGACATCTTAGGACACAATAAAGTTGTATTCACTAAAGATGCAGTAGAAAAAGTTGGGGAGGTATTAGCATAA
- a CDS encoding ABC transporter permease, whose translation MKKLKNLINRHISLVTFSLIIFIWQISGNLGLLPKFIIPTPLEIARAFIKNYNQLLFHSKITIIEAFIGLSYGILIACLLAVLMDTFNSFNRAIYPLLIITQTVPTIAIAPILVLWLGYGMAPKIVLIIITTTFPIIISILDGFRNADEDTIQLLKLMKANKWQIMKHVKIPNSLSYFYAGLRVSVSYAFIAAVVSEWLGGFEGLGVYMIRTKKLFQYDTMFAIIILVSAISLLSMKIIKISEKKLIKWKYIGENDENN comes from the coding sequence ATGAAAAAATTAAAAAATTTGATAAATAGACATATTAGTCTAGTTACATTTTCTTTAATTATATTTATTTGGCAAATTTCTGGAAATCTTGGTTTATTACCAAAATTTATTATACCTACACCATTAGAGATAGCCAGAGCCTTTATAAAAAATTATAATCAATTATTATTTCATAGTAAAATAACAATAATAGAAGCTTTTATAGGGCTAAGTTACGGTATATTAATAGCTTGTCTTTTAGCTGTTTTAATGGATACTTTTAACTCTTTTAATAGGGCAATCTATCCCCTACTGATAATAACACAAACAGTTCCCACTATTGCCATAGCTCCTATACTGGTTTTATGGTTAGGCTACGGTATGGCTCCAAAGATAGTTTTAATAATAATAACAACTACTTTCCCAATAATAATTAGCATATTAGATGGTTTCAGAAATGCTGATGAAGACACGATACAACTTTTAAAATTGATGAAGGCTAATAAATGGCAGATAATGAAGCATGTTAAGATTCCAAATTCTTTAAGCTATTTCTATGCTGGTTTGCGTGTCAGTGTATCTTACGCCTTTATAGCGGCGGTTGTTTCTGAATGGTTGGGAGGTTTTGAAGGTCTTGGAGTATATATGATTAGGACAAAAAAACTATTTCAATACGACACAATGTTTGCAATAATTATTCTGGTATCAGCAATTAGTTTATTAAGTATGAAAATTATAAAAATTAGTGAAAAGAAACTTATTAAATGGAAATATATAGGAGAAAATGATGAAAATAATTAA
- a CDS encoding thiamine-binding protein: MLNCSIALQILPLGREDRIEIIDKVIYFLKSRHDKIVVSPFETVIEGEFNYLMDSLKMAIDLAGKEHKNIFANVKINYGEIMTSYEKIKKFDK; encoded by the coding sequence TTGCTAAATTGTAGCATTGCTTTACAAATTTTACCACTTGGTAGGGAGGATAGGATAGAAATTATTGATAAGGTCATATATTTTTTAAAAAGTAGGCATGACAAGATTGTGGTTTCTCCTTTTGAAACGGTTATTGAGGGGGAATTTAATTATCTCATGGATAGCTTGAAAATGGCTATAGACTTAGCTGGGAAAGAACATAAAAATATATTTGCCAACGTGAAAATAAACTATGGAGAGATTATGACGTCTTATGAAAAAATTAAAAAATTTGATAAATAG
- the rpsC gene encoding 30S ribosomal protein S3 has translation MGQKVHPIGLRVGIIRDWDSKWYAEKDFATNLHEDFRIREFISKQLKDASVSKVEIERFDKKVNISVHTGKPGMVIGKGGTEIDKLRLSLNKLTGKRVHINVVEIKKVDIDAKLVAENIARQLEARVSFRRAQKQAIQRAIRGGAKGIKTQVSGRLGGADMARSEGYSEGSVPLHTLRADIDYAHEEADTTYGKLGVKVWINRGEVLPTKKSEKGGN, from the coding sequence GTGGGTCAAAAAGTACATCCAATAGGATTGCGTGTAGGAATTATTCGTGATTGGGATTCAAAATGGTATGCAGAAAAAGATTTTGCTACAAACTTACACGAAGATTTTAGAATACGTGAATTTATAAGTAAACAATTAAAAGACGCATCAGTTTCTAAAGTAGAAATTGAAAGATTTGATAAAAAAGTAAACATTTCAGTACACACTGGCAAACCTGGTATGGTAATCGGTAAAGGTGGAACTGAAATTGATAAATTAAGACTATCGTTAAATAAATTAACTGGAAAAAGAGTACACATAAACGTTGTGGAAATTAAAAAAGTTGATATCGACGCTAAACTAGTTGCAGAAAATATTGCTCGTCAATTAGAAGCTCGTGTATCATTCCGTCGTGCTCAAAAACAAGCTATCCAAAGAGCTATTAGAGGTGGAGCAAAAGGAATTAAAACTCAAGTATCAGGACGACTTGGTGGAGCAGATATGGCTCGTTCAGAAGGATATTCAGAAGGGTCGGTACCTCTACATACATTAAGAGCTGATATTGACTACGCTCATGAAGAAGCTGATACAACTTATGGCAAACTTGGAGTTAAAGTTTGGATTAACCGTGGTGAAGTATTACCAACTAAAAAATCTGAAAAAGGAGGTAACTAA
- the rpsQ gene encoding 30S ribosomal protein S17, with protein MTERNDRKVYVGKVVSTKMDKTITVLVETYKKHPLYGKRVKYSKKFKAHDENNVAKINDIVKIMETRPLSATKHFRLVEVVEEAVII; from the coding sequence ATGACTGAAAGAAATGATAGAAAAGTTTACGTAGGTAAAGTTGTTTCAACTAAAATGGATAAAACAATCACAGTTTTAGTAGAAACTTACAAAAAACATCCACTTTACGGGAAACGCGTAAAATATTCAAAAAAATTCAAAGCACATGATGAAAATAATGTAGCAAAAATTAATGATATTGTAAAAATAATGGAAACTCGTCCATTATCTGCAACAAAACACTTCCGTTTAGTAGAAGTAGTAGAAGAAGCAGTAATTATCTAA